The sequence below is a genomic window from Glycine max cultivar Williams 82 chromosome 20, Glycine_max_v4.0, whole genome shotgun sequence.
tccccaaaataatcccaacgtcatcacgtcggcttggcGGCTCCTCAACAGAATCCCATCCCTGCACCCTATTGctatcattctgctcccacgaacaaggttcatgatcatcacaggtatcaaccacacgatacaaaattgcaagggtgagttcatataaaaagaaccaatgttaaatccaAATAATCACATTTAGCAAGAAAATGTAAGCAAACTtcatgagcttacacaacattcattatccaacactcacatccaacaattgttCATTGTCCACATCtgacaattactcatcatccatattcaacaattactcatcatccatccatggatccaatcaagactgcacagaatgatgcatgcacctgactcaactctcagatgcaatgtggtacgtaccaacaaccaaATCCCAGGAAATAGCTTAAGCACgtccacatgacactctcacttaggaaactaGGCAGAGttcgtcgagaccacccggttgtgcacgtaacagccccccaTAAGTGATTAGCCTGGGGCCAAAaggagttccctaccaggtgacaagccccctcagtacaaagtacactctaCCACAGTTATTCTATTTCCtatgtcgtatgagctatgaacatggccaaaagcaagtgccaaagaccatggaccaattaaagcgcctaagcatcccctcagaaatgcttagattctttaaccacgctTGTCACCCatgtctgggccatccgacaaggtcagtgcacttaaccccccatgacatacactacatacgacgtatgaacatggcccaaagcaagtgccaaagaccctggaaggccagtgcacttcgccccccatgaacatacacaacgtccaacgtatgaacgtggcccaaagtaagtgccaaagaccctagaAGGCTAGTGCACtttgccccccacgaacatacacaacatgcacatggcaaagcatttccaacatcaatcaacattccattttcacatcattcttaACATAGACATCATCTCGTCTCactgacattatcaacaacaacaacaacctcatttcatattcacataatcatcaacaataccATCAATTCATGGTGACATGATCAccattaacaacgtcatctcaaatcaatatcgtcataaatatcaaaatcaccacatatcaattaaagtcaccaatagcaacatcaataaTGAGTCTCATTTcgcatgtaaatatattttccatGCCTGAGtttcacactccccaggtcttcaaacaacacaagtttaataaacaataatgttattcatcaacaatggatatatcgcatcccatttgttaaaaacatagtttttcttgaaagaaaatcagcatgcaacagggacagacagatattctcatagctaggttccctgaccctaactatggtgtcaaaatggtaaattttataataactcctctcacctatcgtgagctctccgTCAGTTTCTCTTTGCATCACTTAGAGGTCTCTCTCTCGTTCGCGCGTATCGGTCCAACGCAAGTCTCTATTACGCCAAAACGAAAGAAATTTTAGCATAAGCTTCTAAAACAAGGTCAAAGGTAACATTTGGGGTCAAATACcactgtcaaaacataaaggctCGAGGAGTATTTCAGGTTCTACAGAAaagaaacatctttttgaaattccgatcatgccaatgtgaccggggttcagtgaatgCCGCAAAAACAACCTCAAGGTTATAAAAAGATagcttttacaatgtctcattctctaggatttttcaaaggaagtgtaaaaacaccctattacagtacccaacacataagagacactaagaggaactcaaactagCTAGCagaaggcttagaagtcaaggttacctcagagaaactttgaaatggaggattgagggattttctccaCCGAATCTTCGAGGAGGATTTTGAGGATTCCActtcgattaaagtgttcctcttgggTGGTGGAAAATAAGGTTTTAGGGTTTAAGGGACGTTTTTGGGAGAAGAAGAGAgtgaaaatcatgtttttaacGCTAAGGACGTATTTATAACTTGCAACTTTTACTTAGCAGGCCTTCTGGGCGCTCAACGCACTTCCTCTCAATTGGAAATGGGCTTAGCACAACTTTAGGCCGCTCAGCGTAATTCCCCTCGGTTGGAATTGCTCTTAGcacgcctttctcgcttagcgggagaccaaaagtttttattttcaagatgCCAACGGTCAGACTATAGAAACATATCTTAGGGATATCCCGGCAAAATTTGAAGACGattcaacggttaacgaatccggtatcatgatttcattgaactaagttttttgtaaaatcataaatctcatactttcaacttagctcaacaaaactccacataattcCACATCTATATCAAGAAATTCACCCATGACTAGTTCAAGGCAtacttcaactcattcaagtctatcatatagtcaaacaacacaataaataaaatttaacatcgatttataacttataatatctCAGGGCGTTACAACCAAGGTGCTGCCAAGACGTTCACAGGTAtgggcggagcattgacattatgaGCGAAGGCCTggcatttgtggcatttcctcacatggatgcAACAATCGTTCTCCATAGTGAGCTAGTAATACCCTGCTCTCAGAATCTTCCGGACCATGGCATGTCTGTTGGCATGTGTTCCAAAGGATCCCTCATGCACCTCTACCAGCATTTGCTCAGCCCTCCTGACATCCACACATCGAAGCAACACCATGTCGTGGTTCCTCTTGTATAGGATATTTCCGCTTaggaagaaaccggctgccaaccttcacAACATtctcttgtcattgtcagagGCATCCTGTGGGTATTCCTTGTCTTCGATGTATTGTTTGATATCGAAGTACCAAGGTTTACCACCCTGCTCTTCTTCTATCAAGCAGCAATGCGTAGGCTTTCCACGAcatctgaattcgatgtacggaaAATCCTCGTGCGGGGTTAGTTGGAACATGGACGCTAGAGTGGCAAGGGCATCGGCCATCTGATTCTCCTCTCTAGGAATGTGATGAAAGGATATGtcatcaaagaattctatcaactTCCTAATGTAGACCTAGTAGGGTACCAACTTATGATCCCTAGTCTCCCATTCCCCTCTTAACTGGTGGATTACCAAAGCTGAGTCCCCATATACCTTGAGcaacttgatcttgaagtcaATTGTCGCTTGGATCCCAAGGGCGCACGCCTCATACTCAGCTATATTGTTTGTGCAATCAAAACCCAACCTAGTTATGAAAGGTATATATTGTTCGTCGGGGAAAACAAAAACCGCCCCAACTCCATGGCCTAGTGCATTAGACGCGCCGTCAAACCACACAATCCATTTGTCCCTATCTTCATCCTCTACTTCCTCCTCGAACAAGGTCATGATGTGCTCATCAGGGAATTCTGGATGCATAGGCTGGTAGTCATTGATGGGCTGTTGAGCCAGGTAATATGCCAAGACACTCTtctttatcgccttttgagtGACATAAAGAATGTCAAATTCCGACAGTAGAACCTGCCACCGAGAGATCCATCCAGTGGCAGCGGGCTTTTCAATGATGTACTTGATTGGATCAATTTTGGACACCAACCAAGTGGTGTAGTTCAGCATGTATTGCCTTAGACGATGAGCTGCCTGTTCGCAGccagcaagtgcaccggatcgcacaagtagtataaaatggtaagaaccgagtatcgaactctcggggaactcgtgttatctggcaagctatttcgaTAAATAGGCGTATGGTATGAAAATATAACTGTGGTTATGGACAAgtatttaaactatctaggaaaaaagaaagaaaatcacgcaagagaaatactgtgtaaaaacaagtagagaaagtgttggtcttcctcataggttcctgatgctaaaaaggatgttctctatttaacaatgctcatgcgttcctatgttgtctcctgcactgctagaccccgattcctcatgatagcctagcctagtcctgatcaagcctcgtccgcagatccctcttgtaataCTAAACTCAACTAAGaccacattaagacacacatacacaactaagttcttgtaccctgatccctcgtgatagcacaacaacttagtcTCGTACtaccaaggactttagaatcagaccagttcccactattgaatgaccctaacaaagcatgcatctacgtgatcaaggtaaaagcacactagaatgaaaagcatatagcacagagaacacacaaaacatcattacatagatagaaatatatttacttcaggtacctacagggaagatccaacaaaggatttagctttccatagtctgGAAaactcctttacaacaaagagaagaacaagatgaaagactacaaaaacacaagtggtgaggatgtctccttcacctctaggatcttacaatcactcacaaactcatctcaagttcTCAGAATGGCTTCCGCTTCAAACTcgcgtctctgcagatcttcacatagcaaaatctctcagaactctttggaacttagacctttctctctctagaacttcctaaacatgcaaaaaCTTCAAGACAGGGCCATATTCTCGTGCATGCAGaggcttcttcaagaaaaaCTCCAAACTCCCTTTGCAAATCTAATTTCAGGCTTAAGTAGgaggccttgttcgtgctcgtgcgcttagcgcacgtatGGACTGCTTAGCGCGCctaagtggattttggcttagtgCGCTTGTTTCACTTAGCAGATGAGCTGAAGCTgtgcgcttgatgacctggagcggtGCGCTTAGAGAACTTGACAGCttatcttcttctggattcttcctcgcgcttagccactgaATGTCGCACTTAGCGAATGCTCACTAAGCCagtagattggcttagcgagaaggtgaaaacaacacttttgccaattttcctaattaacctaaaattgagagaaattgattattaaacacacataacaaaagtataaattatctattacctatttTTAACATAAAGTACTTATACTATCATAAAACAACTATAGCTTGAAGAAGTTTGATACAAAATACACAAGTTTTaactactgtttcactcaagcacaagtgtttaagctattcattgataacaactaacaggaggtccaatctttgcatttcatctcttgccatcaagtcagaaatgtataaacaaaatcaaaagaactttctcaggcttgttgtgaggtttggctacaaaaattcattgttttttctaggattcaaaggtttaggttctaagagagcacaaatccttgacttatcccaatggtcttgTATTATACCAGTAGCTTTCTCACTATCTTTTCCTCTCaagttgcttttgaccttattgtaacagcacaatttattctttttttttaccatacaacttatttgttgtgtgtgctgatgcttagcctttttcttttcattcttttcaacttttctcccccaaatttagagtaaatttttcttgaaccatatgctctcctagaatctaaacaaggtatcaggagataattatttaagttcaagGTTCAATTCATGACAAAATCATTCAGCCTATACAGGGAGCAAAGGATgcaattatcattcaaggtaagctttttggtcaaaaggcttgtgtatgtacaatcatggccttcatcatgttctcatttacacatttcattctaaaattcaaagattcatgcaaagattattactcacaactagtcgttcactcacagtttaaggtcacactctcaccgggttctggttcaagcttttctttcacaatcaatttGTCTACTCACtgacaattctaattgcaaattcacattcttgttctttctttgtctaacatacacacttgctcaactTCATGAAAGGAAACACAAATCTCATCTTAAGCATGCTTTCAATTTAAAAGAAAGTCATACACccattttcacaaaataaataaactacttCAATGCCATACCATCAAGAGTTAAGTTAAATGGTTCATGATGCTTTAAGATGAGCAACTATACTACTCAtgcacaaaactaacaaaaagtaactaatgtactaacatcaaagttatactaataattcaaaatcacaaaaaaagcataaaatctcCAGAAATATCCACATTCTTGTCAAGATGGACCACAACTTCCTCACTAGTCCATCCAATCAGAAAAGTCTGAACCATTCTCTAGGTAGTAGGCTGGTGAGTTAGGAGGAGCTACAACTTCATTATCTGATTCATCGGGAATGAGTATCAAAGGTGGTGCCAGTGGAGCTGGTGGAGGTGGTAGAATCTCAACCTCCGGGGAAGCCGGTGGGTCTACTATTGGTGGTCGCGACTTAGCTGGTGCAGGCTCTGTCCTTGTTGGTATGGGACTGGGGGGAATAACCTCGGAAGATCTTCTTAACGACAGCTGAGCTTCAGGCCAGGCCACTTTATCTAAAAATTGCTCCATGGATACAATTTTCCTGTTATGAGCCAACTGCTTCTGGTTGTGGACAATAATTAGTTGCCCCCGGAATAGGCTCTGCAACATAGGAACTATAGGTTGTGCTTGTAGGCCATTTGGTTCCATAGTTGCCGCAATGATGTGCGCTTAGCTCTCCCTGAGCCACGCTTAGCGGTATTACACAGTAAAATTTTCACAAATTCTACTAAGTTATGGGAGCTTAGCGAAATGGGTTGCTCAGCTCAGTCACTGCCGTAAAGAACTTTGCTTGGCACAAGGATACTGGCTCAGCGCGCGGCTATCATGACAAGTTACTTGGGCTTGGCGaatcagcctcgcttagcctcAAGTACTTATCCAAAGGATGAATATCCATCCTCTACAGATCCAATCGCTTAGCGAGGCAGGTGCGCTCCACAAGTTCTACTAGAAATGCATGTATGCGATGAGTATAGATGAACTCGCTGAGCGCTGAAAGGTCGCTGAGCGCGTTCATTGCAAATTTCCAGAAAACAGCAgaaaacacaattcatattCTTCTAAAATTGAAACCTCTAACAGTCAGATTTCGCATGCAAGGTTTCCAAAATACCTATCAATAGACACCCTATATAGACACCTAAACTTAAGCTACTCCTACACATACTACAATCCTATAATTCCTAAAGCTAGTTTTAAAAGTtgtctatcctaaggttgagcaaaATAACAATGATAAGGATCATGAGGAACTTACTTGAATTGCTGATATAGTTGACCCAATACAGATGCTGACTTAgatgtgagagagagagaaagagatgataTGGTTTATGCAGAATTCTCCAGCTATCCCTACACTCAGCACTTGTCATTGTGCTGAAGTTACACTTAACCAATGTTTTTTTCGATGCTCCCGCTTAGAGAACGCTTCGCTAAGTGGGAGAGTCgtttgattttccaaggccagTCGCTTAGTGGGGCTCGTGCTAAGTGGAAGAGTCatttgggttttttttataattttttagcacATAAATACTTAGCTTAGCGAGTTAAATCTACCGCTTAGCGAGATCTGCAGATCAGAAAACCTGCAGATCTCGCTAAGCCGAGATTTGAGCCCGCTTAGCAGAAATCATGTATTTTATGTGCAGTGAAGCTAGCGCTGAGCGGTTAAGAGATCCGCTTAGCGCACGAACTGCCGCAAGCAATTAAGCTTAGCGGATATGAATGGCGCTAAGCTAATTTAAATCCAATTTAAACCGCAAGAATATCCGCTTAGCCAGCAAATTATGCGCTCAGCCCCATGGCCCTCAATTCTAACCGTAATGAATAGCGCTTGGCGACATAGGGTCACGCTTAGGCAAGGGAAGCCATAGCTGAGCGATCAGGTCATCGCTTAGCGGAAATAATCAACTTCAAGTGCCAGGGTGGTGCGATAAGCGCTTGAACTCGTGGCTTAGCGCATGAGTGATTATGTGCTTAGCGAGAAGCAAgtgcttagcgaaaggactaatTTTCAAATAGGTTTTTCTAAGTTATAACTTAGTCCTTTCCCAAGAAATTAAAACCCTTAATTTCACATTCAAAGAGAGGTTGATATGCTCCATGTAAAGATTATTAAGCAAGTTCCTAATGatcaaatgcatgaaaaacaaacacaGCAAAgcttaaaactgggttgcctcccaggaagcgcttctttaacgtcattagcttgatgctTTTTACCTCACTTGGTGATCAAATGAACAATGTCCTATGTCCTGCTAAATTCTTTTCCATGTCCTTTCAGGATCCTGAGATTGTGGGTCATATAGCTTTATTGCACCATAAGATTGAACTTTCTTAATAACAAAGGGTCCaaaccatttgaattttagCTTACCAggaaataatttcaatcttgaattaaacAGTAGTACTTCTTGTCCCGGtttgaattctctcttcaacaaCTTCTTACCGTGATATGTCTTCACCCTTTCTTTGTAAAGTCGCGAAGATTCATAAGCTGTTAATCGTATTTCTTCTAGTTCCAATAACTGGATCTTTCTCTGCTCTCTGGATGCCTTCTCATCAAAGTTCATAAATTTTAGAGCCCAATATGCCTTATGTTCCATTTCAACTGGTAAATGACATGATTTGCCATATACCAATTGAAACGGAGGCAGCCCAATTGGAGTTTTGTATGCTGTTCTATAGGCCCACAATGCATCTTCCAATTTGGATGACCAGTCTTTTCTAGTTGATGCCACTGTTTTTTctagtattttctttaattctcgGTTAGAGACTTCGACTTTCCCATTAGTTTGTGGATGGTAAGGGGATGCCCATTAGTTTTTGGAGTTGAGTATTATAGAAGTGCGAAACACCATCACTGATCAGTATTCGAGGTACTCCAAAtcgagaaaaaatatttttcttgataAATTTCACCACAGTTTTAGCATCATTCCTTGCAGTGGCCatagcttccacccatttagatACGTAATCAACAACCACTAGAATATACTCATTCCCCACTGATgaaggaaaagggcccatgaaatcaataccccaacaatcaaaaacttcaacttccataATGTTTTGCAGAGGCATCTCATTTCTTCGAGAAATCCCCCCATTCTTTGACATTGGTCACATTTTAAGACATGATGATGGGTGTCTTTGAAAATTGTTGGCCAAAAAAATCCTGATTGTAAGACCTTGGCTGCTGTTTTGCTTCCACCATAATTCCCACCACACGGTGAATTGTGACAGTGCCACAGTATGCCTTTGGCTTCCTCACTCGTCACACATCTCCTAAGGAGGTTATCTGCACCCATTTTGAACAAGTGGGGGTCATCCCAAACATAATGTCGCGCATCAGAGAAAAATCTTTTTCTCTGTTGCCAATTGAGGTCTTTAGGAATGACCCCGACTGCCTTAAAATTAGCCATGTCAGCAAACCAGGGTCTCCCTTCAATCAAAAACAAAGATTCATCTAGGAACTTATCTCTTATTTTAGCTTCCATTGAGGTGACATTCTCATTCACCAATTTGGATAGGtgatcagctaccacattttcaGATCCTTTTTTGTCATTGATGaccaaatcaaattcttgaagcaGCAATATCCATCTAATCAATCGCGGCTTAGAATCAGCTTTGCACAACCAATATTTGATTGCAGCATGATCAGTGTAGATCACTATCCTTGATCCTACCAGATAAGATCGGAATTTCTCAAGTGCGAACATAATTGCCAGTAATTCTTTCTCAGTGGTGGCATAGTTAACCTGCGCATCATTCAATACTTTGCTAGCATAGTAGATGGTATGAAATACTCTGCCTTTCCTCTGCCCGAGCACAACACCTACTGTGTAATCACTTGCATTGCACATTAATTCAAATTCTTGTCCCCAGTCTG
It includes:
- the LOC102664878 gene encoding uncharacterized protein; protein product: MLNYTTWLVSKIDPIKYIIEKPAATGWISRWQVLLSEFDILYVTQKAIKKSVLAYYLAQQPINDYQPMHPEFPDEHIMTLFEEEVEDEDRDKWIVWFDGASNALGHGVGAVFVFPDEQYIPFITRLGFDCTNNIAEYEACALGIQATIDFKIKLLKVYGDSALVIHQLRGEWETRDHKEENQMADALATLASMFQLTPHEDFPYIEFRCRGKPTHCCLIEEEQGGKPWYFDIKQYIEDKEYPQDASDNDKRML